In the genome of Candidatus Zixiibacteriota bacterium, one region contains:
- a CDS encoding carboxypeptidase regulatory-like domain-containing protein translates to MPLSTGHAATFGAVEGAVHDRQSGSPLVGAVVSISRPGHLTEAVTDSLGDYRVGNLIAGRYRLVIAAIGYDSLVVDELHVVAGVTTVQPGRLALVGEASSGVSTTTQNAVGAAMVARDEITRLPARTLQDFLLLQPTVTESRSNAIQLHEIQAAHDPQNSTQVHAMGGRLWDEGYAVNGVSFTEPISRNYTASVSPHAIEQLVFRSSLNSATASDGNSGAIEILTRGGGEQYSGMVEAVTDNGIGSGYDQNWYTARLSGPIPLLKRGYFMSTVERRWLADRNPSPKTKEVLPGAPDRLPNNWQSGWTYHGRADYDFTDDLSLTVTGDKSSDEWSEYRHVFLFDIAHTPRFKDDNLGLSGRLACRINDKVSASIVGNYRETERIQGDGVVFDNYEAYRRHYVWPDGWVTDIGNPELDGFDLFYVSDELTRATDTSGNEVYMPYDHYFANFMHYKSSTLGFQSELSARLGDHNILSAGFEYRRHTLRYFENLDATNSNSDRYLIRYGYDSLGRESDSEDWRHDTKHPVSFAFFAQDRLSYMGFALTAGLRWEKFDHKDYLLRSYTNPFGLGDPEKIDQVDLTKTSSFGKLSPSFRASYRVRDLLRVHAGFAISHQLPPLRQIYNDWALFENRVTSARFHPHSDARIETVKSSNLDVGLAIRASDQLTFSFAAFWRKTTDEIGIASVDSVAGTISSYVIYAGGLETKAKGFTAGVESRLTSLLRTSLTYTWTEPTGVPQIGLSSFGINWSAVQLASSALNYDRRHKFVGGVDLNMAESTGPRIGGIYPLQGLNVNLTARVSSGRPYTPLAPYDGASERLHRRVLLGSVNSERSEWVSTVDLRVQRRVSFGGMSFVPFLWIKNLLDTENIADVWNVTGEPDYNGYLDTEMGQIMIEYQPDPDETGLNYEQKYMLKQANPQNYGPPRQVFFGIRAEF, encoded by the coding sequence ATGCCTCTATCGACGGGCCACGCCGCGACCTTCGGAGCCGTTGAGGGTGCCGTGCACGACCGCCAATCAGGCTCGCCGTTGGTGGGAGCGGTGGTATCGATAAGTCGGCCGGGTCACCTGACGGAGGCGGTGACCGACAGCCTGGGCGATTACCGAGTGGGCAACTTGATTGCCGGTCGCTACCGCTTGGTGATAGCAGCCATTGGGTATGATTCCCTTGTGGTCGACGAGTTGCATGTTGTGGCGGGAGTTACGACTGTTCAACCCGGCCGCCTGGCTTTGGTCGGTGAGGCCTCGTCCGGTGTTTCCACAACGACGCAAAACGCAGTCGGCGCTGCAATGGTCGCCAGGGATGAGATCACCCGGCTGCCCGCCCGCACACTGCAGGACTTTCTACTTTTGCAGCCGACGGTCACCGAGTCGCGATCCAACGCGATCCAACTTCACGAAATCCAGGCGGCTCACGATCCTCAGAATTCGACGCAGGTGCACGCCATGGGTGGCCGTCTGTGGGATGAGGGATATGCAGTCAACGGCGTGAGTTTCACTGAGCCGATCAGTAGAAACTATACCGCGTCGGTGAGTCCGCACGCCATAGAACAGTTGGTCTTCAGGTCGTCATTAAACTCGGCTACGGCTTCCGACGGAAACTCAGGGGCTATAGAAATACTCACCCGAGGTGGCGGCGAACAGTATTCCGGCATGGTGGAGGCGGTGACGGACAACGGTATCGGTTCCGGATACGATCAAAACTGGTACACCGCTCGATTGAGCGGGCCGATTCCGTTGCTTAAGCGCGGCTACTTCATGTCGACCGTGGAGCGCCGATGGCTGGCCGATCGCAATCCTTCGCCCAAAACCAAAGAGGTCCTTCCAGGTGCGCCGGACCGACTGCCCAACAACTGGCAGAGCGGTTGGACGTATCACGGACGGGCCGACTACGATTTTACCGATGATCTATCTCTGACCGTTACCGGAGACAAGTCAAGTGATGAGTGGAGTGAGTACCGTCACGTTTTTCTGTTTGATATAGCGCATACGCCTCGCTTCAAAGACGACAACCTGGGACTCAGTGGTCGCCTTGCCTGTCGAATCAACGACAAAGTAAGCGCCTCTATTGTCGGCAACTACCGAGAGACCGAACGGATTCAGGGCGATGGTGTCGTGTTTGACAACTACGAAGCCTACCGTCGACACTATGTATGGCCGGACGGCTGGGTTACTGACATAGGAAATCCTGAATTAGATGGTTTTGACCTGTTTTACGTGTCGGATGAGCTTACCCGGGCTACCGATACTTCGGGCAATGAGGTTTACATGCCTTACGACCATTATTTCGCCAATTTCATGCACTACAAGTCGTCCACGCTTGGATTCCAGAGTGAGTTGAGTGCGCGTTTGGGAGACCACAACATATTGAGCGCCGGTTTTGAGTACCGTCGTCACACGCTTCGTTACTTTGAGAATCTGGACGCTACCAACAGTAACTCGGATAGGTATCTCATTCGGTATGGCTATGATTCACTCGGGCGGGAATCAGACAGTGAGGACTGGAGGCATGACACCAAACACCCGGTGAGCTTCGCCTTTTTTGCTCAAGACCGGCTAAGTTACATGGGGTTCGCTCTGACCGCCGGACTGCGGTGGGAGAAGTTCGATCACAAAGATTACCTGCTGCGTAGCTACACCAATCCCTTTGGCCTGGGTGACCCTGAGAAGATTGATCAGGTCGATCTGACCAAAACATCTTCATTCGGCAAACTATCGCCGAGTTTTCGGGCGTCCTATCGTGTCCGGGATTTGCTGAGGGTACACGCCGGATTCGCCATCAGCCACCAGCTGCCCCCGCTCCGGCAGATCTACAATGATTGGGCGCTTTTCGAAAACAGAGTTACGAGTGCAAGGTTCCATCCCCACTCCGATGCGAGGATCGAAACTGTAAAGTCAAGTAACCTTGATGTGGGCTTGGCTATCCGCGCTTCGGACCAACTGACGTTCTCCTTCGCTGCCTTTTGGCGAAAGACGACTGATGAAATTGGTATCGCCTCGGTAGATTCTGTGGCCGGCACAATTTCGAGCTACGTCATTTATGCCGGAGGATTGGAGACCAAGGCCAAAGGTTTCACCGCCGGAGTCGAGTCGCGATTGACTTCTCTGCTTCGGACTTCGCTTACTTACACCTGGACCGAGCCCACTGGAGTCCCACAGATCGGACTCTCTTCATTTGGTATCAACTGGAGCGCCGTGCAGCTTGCTTCCAGTGCTTTGAACTATGATCGCAGGCACAAATTCGTGGGGGGCGTTGATCTGAATATGGCCGAGTCGACCGGACCACGCATCGGCGGCATCTACCCGCTGCAAGGTCTCAATGTGAACCTAACGGCCAGGGTCAGTAGTGGTCGTCCTTACACTCCTTTGGCTCCGTATGATGGTGCCTCGGAGCGCCTTCACCGTCGGGTTTTGCTGGGGTCAGTTAACTCAGAGCGGTCCGAGTGGGTCTCGACTGTTGACCTGAGGGTCCAGCGGAGAGTCTCATTCGGCGGGATGAGTTTCGTTCCTTTTCTGTGGATCAAAAACCTGCTGGATACCGAAAATATTGCCGATGTTTGGAACGTTACAGGCGAACCTGATTACAACGGATACCTGGACACCGAAATGGGCCAAATCATGATCGAGTACCAGCCGGACCCCGACGAGACCGGCTTGAACTACGAGCAGAAGTATATGTTAAAACAAGCCAACCCTCAGAACTACGGCCCGCCCCGGCAGGTGTTTTTCGGTATTCGCGCTGAGTTCTGA
- a CDS encoding S1 family peptidase: MKPYRILGIIFTITALATGAAFSQISLPSTPVSLDKSLSTNTPTVTTPSVDVAAMLAEDEIEEEEGLPFRFGAPFDVDYTLENSGQWEELTDGGRVWRLRISSPGAYSINLLYSRYVLPPGATLHVYNEDRSMTIGAFTDRNNKDHGEMATSPVKGDVSIVEYYEPADVRGEGEIAITRIVHAYKDIFSWFAKDTDGFGSSGSCNNNTNCPEAVDWQDDKRGVAMVLLSGGTRWCSGSLINNVRQDETPYFLTANHCLGSSNTWIFMFNYESPSCSNINGPTYMTTQGSTLKASYSSSDFGLLLLSEQPPESYAPYYNGWSNINSAASSAVGIHHPAGDIKKISWENNPLTSTNYLQTSGTTHWRVAQWDDGTTEGGSSGSPLFDPQHRIVGQLHGGYASCASLTADWYGKVSLSWTGGGSSSNRLSTWLDPDNTGAQVLDGWDPYAGVNITHTPLPDTKDTSNSYEVVAVITSNATLVPDSLLLYYDAGTGWVLDTLIPGAGPDEYVGYIDAQSPGTDVDYYLFGLDANGKADTTDTYSFSVIDYAVAMSPENENQNQPAFDTAWYSLTVTNDGVLDDEYDLTFSGNNWSTAMWDETATSPVTETGYLTADQTFNFVISVEVPYSAFGDYDSVEVVATSVADPSQTAAAELKTYSNGTTGSFPWSDQFPEDTLFQIRWVYNSGADVSFEAIDPPSPPYTLNLNGEYDTIITQPIDLTGQSGAVLSYYFERGGAGNAPAVGDDLWVDYYNSGGSWINLANHPGGGSAMTAFELAFADLPGDALHNGFQLRIHSAGDCSTCDDWYVDNIRLDFAPDITAGPTSMMETLAQGDSTTRDLIIDNSGQGSLDYSVNVQLALKDGNPFAGLVEAGRVEPAQRDHQIDEGFFLEAKGSESGNMGLPVLYDAGGPDAFGYFWIDSDEPGGPTFAWEDVSGTGTDLVGDLGDDNSIGPIDIGFDFPFYGNTYNFIYLGSNGIIGFAPTAMNARTETPFPNSAEPNNIIALLWDDLNPDDGNNPGAHVYIDTTGGRCVIQFVDYPEYSASPGDVMNAEIILEPNGSIKLQYLSLAPGFDILSCAAGIENSDGTDGLEIVYQSAYLHDSLAVQIVNPYQWLSVNKTSGMIAPGDADTILCSFQTAELDTGSYQATITIASNDPDPGDNPLMVPVDLTVTDGGPGWICGDIDNDGEGPNIGDLIYLVDFMFNAGPPPVYEDAANVDGLSGIDVGDLVYLVDFMFNLGPAPACP; the protein is encoded by the coding sequence ATGAAACCGTATCGCATCCTGGGAATCATTTTCACCATCACCGCCCTGGCCACCGGCGCCGCTTTTTCGCAGATTAGTCTGCCTTCCACGCCGGTCAGTCTCGACAAGTCACTCAGCACAAACACTCCGACAGTCACGACTCCCTCCGTCGATGTCGCGGCCATGTTGGCCGAGGATGAAATCGAGGAAGAGGAAGGTCTTCCGTTTAGATTCGGTGCTCCCTTTGACGTCGATTACACACTCGAAAACTCCGGGCAGTGGGAAGAGTTGACTGATGGCGGCCGGGTATGGCGACTGCGTATCAGCAGCCCGGGTGCTTACTCTATCAATCTTCTTTATTCGCGCTATGTTCTTCCGCCCGGCGCCACCCTGCATGTTTACAATGAAGACCGCAGCATGACCATAGGCGCCTTCACCGACAGGAACAACAAAGACCACGGCGAAATGGCAACCTCACCGGTGAAAGGCGATGTCAGTATTGTTGAGTACTACGAGCCGGCCGACGTGCGCGGCGAAGGTGAGATTGCTATCACTCGAATTGTGCACGCTTACAAAGACATCTTCAGCTGGTTTGCCAAGGACACCGACGGTTTCGGCAGTTCCGGTTCGTGCAACAATAACACCAATTGCCCGGAAGCGGTCGACTGGCAGGACGATAAGCGAGGCGTGGCCATGGTCCTGTTGTCCGGCGGTACGCGCTGGTGCTCAGGCTCATTGATTAATAACGTGCGGCAGGATGAGACACCTTACTTCCTTACGGCCAATCACTGTCTCGGTAGTTCCAACACCTGGATTTTCATGTTCAATTACGAAAGTCCCTCCTGTTCCAATATCAACGGCCCCACTTATATGACGACCCAGGGTTCTACGCTGAAGGCCAGCTACTCCAGTTCCGACTTCGGCCTGCTTTTGTTAAGCGAACAACCTCCGGAAAGCTACGCTCCCTACTACAACGGCTGGTCGAATATCAACTCGGCGGCATCCTCGGCCGTGGGTATCCATCATCCGGCCGGTGACATCAAGAAGATTTCATGGGAAAACAACCCCCTGACGTCCACCAACTACCTTCAAACCAGCGGCACCACCCACTGGCGCGTGGCTCAGTGGGATGACGGCACCACCGAAGGCGGCTCGTCCGGTAGCCCGTTGTTTGACCCCCAGCATCGCATCGTTGGGCAGTTGCACGGCGGCTATGCATCGTGCGCCAGCCTCACGGCCGACTGGTACGGTAAAGTCTCATTGTCCTGGACCGGCGGTGGGTCGTCATCGAACCGCCTGAGCACCTGGCTCGACCCCGACAACACAGGAGCACAGGTTCTGGATGGATGGGACCCTTATGCCGGAGTTAACATCACGCATACACCCCTGCCCGACACCAAGGACACTTCGAATAGCTACGAGGTAGTGGCCGTGATTACATCGAACGCGACGCTTGTTCCCGATTCGTTGCTTCTGTACTACGATGCGGGAACGGGATGGGTCCTTGATACCCTGATACCCGGCGCTGGTCCTGACGAATATGTGGGCTATATCGACGCTCAGTCACCCGGTACCGATGTCGACTACTATCTGTTCGGATTAGATGCCAACGGGAAGGCCGACACCACCGACACCTACTCATTCAGCGTGATTGACTATGCCGTTGCCATGTCACCCGAAAACGAAAACCAAAACCAACCGGCTTTCGATACCGCCTGGTATAGTCTCACCGTCACCAACGACGGTGTGCTTGATGATGAATACGACCTTACGTTCTCGGGCAATAACTGGTCAACGGCGATGTGGGACGAAACAGCAACGTCGCCGGTTACTGAAACCGGCTACCTGACTGCAGATCAAACGTTCAACTTCGTGATTAGTGTGGAAGTGCCTTATAGTGCCTTTGGCGACTATGACAGTGTGGAAGTCGTGGCGACATCGGTGGCCGATCCGTCTCAGACGGCCGCAGCCGAACTCAAGACTTACTCCAACGGAACCACCGGATCGTTCCCCTGGTCGGACCAGTTCCCCGAGGATACTTTGTTCCAGATTCGCTGGGTGTATAACTCCGGCGCTGACGTCTCATTCGAGGCGATCGACCCGCCCAGTCCGCCATACACTCTCAATCTCAACGGCGAATATGACACCATCATCACCCAACCGATTGATCTCACCGGACAAAGCGGTGCCGTGCTGTCGTACTACTTTGAACGAGGCGGCGCCGGTAACGCCCCGGCGGTCGGCGATGACCTCTGGGTGGACTACTACAATTCCGGCGGTTCCTGGATTAACCTGGCCAATCATCCGGGTGGCGGCTCGGCCATGACAGCGTTCGAACTGGCTTTTGCGGACCTACCTGGTGATGCCCTGCACAACGGTTTCCAACTGCGTATCCACTCGGCCGGTGATTGTTCGACATGCGACGACTGGTACGTTGACAATATTCGCCTCGACTTCGCCCCGGACATTACCGCAGGCCCGACATCGATGATGGAGACCCTGGCGCAGGGTGACTCCACGACCCGCGATCTGATTATCGACAACAGCGGCCAGGGTAGCCTGGACTATAGTGTGAACGTGCAACTCGCCCTCAAAGACGGCAACCCTTTCGCCGGTCTCGTCGAAGCCGGGCGGGTCGAACCGGCCCAGCGTGATCATCAGATCGATGAAGGCTTCTTCCTTGAGGCCAAAGGTTCGGAAAGCGGCAACATGGGTCTTCCCGTACTGTACGATGCGGGTGGTCCGGATGCTTTCGGCTATTTCTGGATCGACTCCGACGAACCGGGCGGTCCCACTTTTGCGTGGGAAGATGTATCCGGCACCGGCACCGACTTGGTCGGCGACCTCGGTGATGACAACTCGATCGGTCCTATCGATATCGGTTTCGATTTCCCGTTCTACGGCAACACATATAACTTCATCTACCTTGGATCGAACGGCATCATCGGTTTTGCGCCCACCGCTATGAACGCCCGGACCGAAACGCCTTTTCCCAACAGCGCCGAGCCGAACAACATTATTGCGTTATTGTGGGACGACCTCAATCCTGACGACGGCAACAATCCGGGCGCTCATGTATACATAGACACGACCGGAGGACGTTGTGTCATTCAGTTCGTCGACTATCCGGAGTATTCCGCCTCACCCGGCGATGTCATGAACGCCGAGATCATTCTGGAGCCCAACGGTTCGATCAAGTTGCAGTACCTTAGCCTGGCGCCGGGCTTTGACATTCTCTCCTGCGCCGCCGGTATCGAGAACAGCGACGGCACCGACGGACTTGAGATAGTCTACCAATCCGCCTACCTGCACGACAGCCTGGCTGTTCAGATCGTCAACCCGTATCAATGGCTGAGTGTGAACAAGACATCGGGCATGATCGCACCCGGTGACGCTGACACTATTCTCTGCAGTTTCCAAACAGCCGAGTTGGACACCGGGTCGTATCAGGCTACGATCACGATTGCCTCCAACGATCCGGACCCCGGCGACAATCCGCTGATGGTCCCGGTTGACCTCACCGTAACCGACGGTGGTCCCGGATGGATTTGCGGCGACATTGACAACGACGGCGAAGGACCCAATATCGGCGACCTGATCTACCTGGTCGACTTCATGTTCAACGCCGGTCCGCCCCCGGTCTATGAAGACGCGGCCAATGTTGACGGACTCAGCGGCATCGATGTCGGCGATCTCGTCTACCTGGTGGATTTCATGTTCAACTTAGGACCGGCGCCGGCCTGCCCATAA
- a CDS encoding DUF1028 domain-containing protein: MIPRVATVAATLLLLLLVVTSAPVQATFSIVAVDTITGEVGGAGASCIAGSQIINDIIESVGAVHTQAWYQSGNQNNAHDLLAEGQTPDSILQWLYANDIQDRPEWRQYGVVTLAGAGASAGFTGVATDPWRGHITGPGYSIQGNILLSQQIIDSMEYEFLNTEGPLEEKLMAALEAAKVPGADTRCLPNNKSAISAFIRVVRPGDGGTTYLYEVINNTSGTTEPIDLLRVAYDAWKLLKQADADSSTVQATPLVIEANGSDTALVTVTPFNNEGNPPSDGVSSVSTANSGSGSIQAGAQDNGDGSFSAVLTASTTTGLDTITATVEAAGQFVALNQPPVVTYYRCGDLDGSLTETVDIADLVYVVDYMFNAGPPPPILEASDIDGSGGPLDIADLVYVVDYMFNGGPLPLCN, encoded by the coding sequence ATGATCCCAAGAGTAGCAACCGTTGCGGCAACTCTATTGCTGCTTCTACTGGTGGTGACGAGCGCCCCGGTCCAGGCTACATTCTCGATTGTGGCGGTCGACACTATCACCGGTGAAGTAGGTGGCGCTGGAGCATCCTGCATTGCCGGTTCTCAAATCATCAACGATATTATTGAGTCAGTAGGCGCGGTACACACTCAGGCTTGGTATCAATCGGGCAATCAGAACAACGCCCACGATCTTCTGGCCGAAGGTCAGACCCCGGACTCGATTCTCCAGTGGCTGTATGCCAACGACATCCAGGACCGGCCTGAGTGGCGGCAGTACGGCGTGGTAACTTTGGCCGGCGCGGGCGCCTCGGCCGGCTTTACCGGTGTTGCCACCGACCCCTGGAGAGGCCATATTACCGGGCCCGGTTACTCTATACAGGGCAACATCCTGCTGAGCCAACAGATCATCGACTCGATGGAGTACGAGTTCCTGAATACCGAGGGACCTTTGGAAGAGAAGCTGATGGCCGCCCTGGAAGCAGCCAAAGTCCCCGGCGCCGACACCCGCTGTCTGCCCAACAACAAATCGGCCATCTCGGCCTTTATCAGAGTAGTGCGACCGGGCGACGGCGGCACTACGTACTTATACGAAGTGATCAACAATACGTCCGGCACAACCGAACCGATCGACCTCCTGCGGGTTGCTTATGACGCCTGGAAGCTTCTCAAGCAAGCCGATGCGGACTCTTCGACGGTCCAGGCCACACCGCTGGTAATCGAGGCCAATGGCTCTGACACAGCCTTGGTAACGGTGACTCCTTTCAACAACGAGGGTAACCCGCCGTCCGACGGCGTGTCTTCTGTTTCGACGGCAAACAGCGGCAGTGGCAGCATTCAAGCCGGTGCGCAGGACAACGGCGACGGTAGTTTTTCAGCCGTATTGACCGCCTCAACGACCACCGGACTGGACACCATCACAGCGACTGTGGAGGCGGCCGGGCAGTTTGTCGCCTTAAACCAGCCGCCGGTGGTAACCTACTATCGATGCGGCGACCTGGACGGCAGCCTGACCGAGACGGTGGACATTGCCGACCTGGTGTATGTGGTCGACTACATGTTCAACGCCGGGCCGCCACCACCGATTTTAGAGGCGAGCGACATTGACGGCTCGGGTGGACCGCTCGATATCGCCGACCTCGTGTATGTAGTCGATTACATGTTCAACGGCGGGCCGTTGCCGCTGTGCAACTAA
- a CDS encoding ATP-binding protein gives MASKRFRTLCLLRVLVLGATIVLFVHLLLATSLYATTIIVAITIVYQIFGLIRFIETTNRNLQRFLLSIAHSDFSQTFTGGLKGASFEELNLAFGEVMSRFREVRAEREESLHYLQTVVQHIGIGLLAFQKSGDVELLNPAAKRMFNLPRLRNIRSLQESCPALVDKLLNIKSGQRTLVTVTLNEELMQLSVYATELRQRGKAITLVTLQNISSELNAKEMEAWQNLIRVLTHEIKNSLTPIASLAATVEDLVASDRSADDAYDSSADIRDALQTIQKRAGGLTQFVDAYRDLTHLPKPEYLNFPLGELLDRVAQLIKSQLAEQGVEFDCTVHPDNLQLVADPQLVEQALINLVLNAIQAAGGRDGARVDIEAGIDDRGRAVIHVSDNGPGIVPDALEKIFVPFYTTRKGGSGIGLSLARQIMRLHRGDLFVMSTPEVHTRFTMRF, from the coding sequence ATGGCCTCTAAGCGCTTTCGGACGCTCTGTCTTCTGCGAGTGCTTGTCCTGGGCGCTACTATCGTTTTGTTCGTCCACCTACTCTTGGCCACCAGTTTGTATGCTACCACCATTATCGTCGCTATCACCATCGTCTATCAGATATTCGGCTTGATCAGGTTCATTGAGACCACCAATCGTAACCTGCAGCGCTTCCTGCTGTCGATCGCCCATTCCGATTTTTCGCAGACCTTCACCGGCGGCCTGAAGGGTGCCTCGTTCGAGGAGCTGAACCTTGCCTTTGGTGAAGTGATGTCGAGATTCCGCGAGGTCCGCGCCGAGCGTGAAGAGAGCTTGCACTATCTCCAAACGGTGGTGCAGCATATCGGAATCGGGTTATTGGCGTTTCAAAAAAGCGGCGATGTCGAACTTCTGAACCCGGCTGCCAAGCGGATGTTCAACCTGCCCCGATTGAGAAACATCCGTTCCCTGCAGGAGAGTTGTCCAGCCCTGGTCGACAAACTGTTGAACATAAAGTCGGGTCAACGCACCTTGGTCACCGTGACCCTCAACGAAGAGCTGATGCAGTTGTCCGTTTACGCCACCGAGCTAAGGCAGCGTGGCAAGGCGATAACACTGGTCACGCTTCAGAATATCAGCAGCGAATTGAATGCGAAGGAGATGGAAGCCTGGCAGAATCTTATCCGAGTGCTCACCCACGAAATCAAAAACTCGCTCACGCCAATTGCCTCGTTGGCGGCAACCGTTGAGGACCTGGTGGCTTCGGATCGGTCGGCCGATGATGCCTACGACAGTAGCGCCGATATCCGAGACGCATTGCAGACCATCCAGAAGAGGGCGGGCGGTCTCACACAATTTGTCGATGCCTACCGCGACCTTACTCACCTGCCCAAACCGGAGTATCTCAATTTTCCATTGGGCGAATTGCTGGATCGAGTGGCGCAACTGATCAAATCGCAACTGGCCGAACAGGGCGTCGAGTTCGACTGTACCGTGCATCCGGACAACCTTCAACTGGTAGCTGACCCACAACTGGTGGAACAGGCGTTGATAAACCTGGTCTTGAATGCCATCCAGGCAGCGGGCGGGCGTGACGGGGCGCGCGTAGATATCGAGGCGGGTATTGATGATCGCGGTCGCGCCGTCATCCATGTGTCCGACAACGGACCGGGGATTGTTCCCGACGCTCTGGAAAAGATATTTGTACCTTTCTATACGACTCGCAAAGGTGGCTCCGGGATTGGTCTAAGTCTGGCTCGTCAGATCATGCGATTGCATCGCGGTGACTTGTTCGTCATGTCCACGCCCGAGGTGCACACAAGATTCACCATGCGCTTCTGA
- a CDS encoding PTS sugar transporter subunit IIA: protein MNISRALTEKLVRLEMTTVVEPYEEGASFEKWRQQGKELVLEELVKLLENGNRVGNRGKLVTDFVNRERQATTAIGDGIAIPHIRSKHAKEFMVAFGRSTAGYDFDSPDGEPSRLFFVMAAPPYDDSLYLRVFKSLMEMLQYESFREELLNAPSPGELLRAIRGME from the coding sequence ATGAATATTTCGCGTGCGCTGACAGAAAAGCTGGTTCGTCTGGAAATGACAACAGTGGTCGAACCGTATGAGGAGGGCGCGTCGTTTGAGAAGTGGCGACAGCAGGGCAAAGAACTTGTCCTCGAAGAGTTGGTCAAGCTTCTGGAAAACGGCAACCGGGTCGGTAATCGGGGTAAGCTGGTGACGGACTTTGTCAATAGGGAACGTCAGGCGACCACCGCTATCGGCGACGGCATAGCCATACCCCATATCAGGTCAAAGCACGCCAAAGAATTCATGGTCGCCTTCGGACGTTCAACTGCCGGATACGATTTCGATTCGCCCGACGGCGAACCCTCGCGACTGTTCTTTGTCATGGCCGCGCCGCCATACGACGACTCGCTCTATTTGCGGGTGTTTAAGTCGTTGATGGAGATGCTTCAGTACGAGTCTTTTCGCGAGGAGCTGCTAAACGCACCAAGCCCCGGTGAACTGCTCCGGGCCATTCGTGGTATGGAGTAA
- a CDS encoding STAS domain-containing protein has protein sequence MRFEDSLSGDVAVFQISGKIMGGEEATLFHGRVRENINLNKKSIVIDLTKVDWINSVGLGMLISALTTVKNAGGRLVLANITSIESILSLTRLIKVFENYDSLQAALDSFGD, from the coding sequence ATGAGATTTGAAGATTCATTATCCGGAGATGTCGCCGTGTTCCAGATTTCCGGCAAAATCATGGGTGGCGAGGAAGCCACGCTCTTTCACGGTCGGGTGCGCGAGAATATCAATCTAAACAAAAAGAGTATTGTCATCGACCTAACCAAGGTGGACTGGATCAACTCTGTCGGTCTCGGTATGCTGATTTCGGCATTGACTACGGTAAAGAACGCGGGAGGGCGGCTGGTGTTGGCCAATATTACGTCTATTGAGTCGATCCTGTCGCTGACCAGGTTGATTAAAGTGTTTGAGAACTACGACAGTCTTCAGGCAGCGCTGGACTCGTTCGGCGATTAA